A stretch of Miscanthus floridulus cultivar M001 chromosome 13, ASM1932011v1, whole genome shotgun sequence DNA encodes these proteins:
- the LOC136499387 gene encoding uncharacterized protein — MPPGGAGSTPGNIADGDVPRRRRIFTRRSTEKMSPENLEFERQVAVVQARQEEQQKQMTAAFVGSLSFRLCYPYLETLSDDHVQDGDDHVEDGDDHVEDGESTAWNDDVDDIHGTSTPLLLKDSTQQGKGQLLKDSAKPPDDTDFLEDTFYKINLDKQKATTRNKKSSKKQKKKKGKGKGGKKSHASEMQIEPPTELSSTCADATGGETLASSSSHVAVRVPLLEYSSSPSSSRVTAEPIITPAVNSASSGNEKELSASSSSNDDFKSFKSTTSYATASSSSVNDYAGSLSDARSEWSLSASDSTDSRGFKKTSGEGNKPHVHQSFSLAIGPGCSQEALLCTDYSSNDGDFQKVVSRKSAQKMKKMQRLESSAPSSTKAASGSGPIITRELVPRAPFREVITIGHYINDDTFYGRKPNQKKGKYQKARSLSNLSKTGYTDGDNVSGSDTMLVITTVHQAKPRSSHHVTLEAIEETNSPRCLPKEGELKAKAPVGDGFEDTDSKAPSSDKSSSLGSLANSSFANREEQKKAVALVVGDTEDIRAPSSNYPSSLGHLDNSSCVDREEQKKAMALVGGDTEDTRAPSSDKTSSLGHLDNPSCVDRVEQKKAVALVGGGTQDIDSRAPTSVKTSSLGHLVKSPCVDREEQKKKAMALVGGGTKDIDSRAPTSDKTSSLGHLANSSCVDREKQKKAMSPVGGDTKDTDSRAATSDKTLSLCHLAISSCADSEEQKKEENRIAFSTHASSELDKIIKAANNAYEIQAASDVYMFSGIHADIENFLLAATPDIGQISCTKSKISLQDQRLWSVWSWYEEPECCGIEVQMQGKINSIWPEFSTYFRPLLSAVQLFGQPGKSQNHGGLVFEYFELENPFSRPPIFTKIKQLRDGINLSGNPIFGDPKQLESVKLSDLHPASWFSVAWYPICQIPAAAWSCQASFLTYHSLGKLVPQTWSTDKADGHDRIICPIVGLLGYKDQGEKWFQLRQQLRFKPTPNVSSKIGHAELLNKRLRALRQGASIMSKAVVPRRSGEAMNYHSDYEFFWSRSL; from the exons ATGCCACCAGGAGGAGCAGGGAGCACTCCTGGAAACATCGCTGATGGGGATGTACCAAGGAGACGCCGCATATTCACCAGACGTTCTACAGAGAAAATGAGCCCTGAAAATTTAGAGTTT GAGCGTCAAGTAGCTGTAGTCCAGGCTAGGCAGGAAGAACAACAGAAGCAGAT GACTGCTGCTTTTGTGGGATCATTGAGTTTCAGATTATGTTATCCTTATTTGGAAACTTTGTCAGACGATCATGTGCAAGATGGAGACGATCATGTGGAAGATGGAGACGATCATGTGGAAGATGGAGAAAGCACAGCATGGAATGACGATGTCGATGATATTCATGGCACATCAACGCCACTGTTACTTAAAGATAGCACTCAGCAGGGTAAAGGACAACTTCTAAAAGATTCAGCTAAGCCACCTGATGATACAGATTTCTTGGAAGATACTTTTTACAAGATAAATTTGGATAAACAGAAAGCTACTACAAGAAATAAGAAGAGCAGCAAAAaacagaagaagaaaaagggcaagggCAAGGGCGGAAAGAAGTCACATGCTTCAGAAATGCAGATTGAGCCACCCACCGAACTTTCTTCCACATGCGCTGATGCCACCGGTGGCGAAACCTTGGCATCCTCGTCCAGCCATGTTGCCGTTCGCGTACCACTGTTGGAATACAGTTCTTCACCCTCCAGCTCTCGGGTGACAGCAGAACCTATCATTACTCCTGCAGTCAACAGTGCATCTTCTGGTAATGAGAAGGAACTATCAGCTTCTAGCAGTAGTAATGATGACTTCAAAAGTTTTAAAAGCACTACTTCATATGCCACTGCTTCTAGTTCATCTGTGAATGATTATGCTGGCAGCTTGTCAGATGCGAGAAGTGAGTGGTCATTGTCTGCATCAGATTCCACAGATTCACGAGGTTTTAAGAAGACGAGTGGTGAAGGAAACAAACCACATGTTCATCAAAGCTTCAGTTTAGCAATCGGTCCAGGTTGTAGCCAAGAAGCCTTGCTTTGCACCGATTATTCTAGTAATGATGGTGATTTTCAGAAAGTAGTCTCCAGGAAATCAGCACagaaaatgaaaaagatgcaacgATTGGAAAGTTCTGCTCCTAGTTCTACCAAGGCTGCTTCAGGTTCAGGACCTATTATAACACGTGAACTTGTCCCAAGAGCTCCATTCCGTGAGGTTATTACAATAGGACATTACATAAATGATGATACCTTTTATGGAAGAAAACCGAACCAGAAAAAGGGTAAATACCAGAAGGCCCGCAGTTTGAGTAACCTGTCAAAGACCGGTTATACTGATGGAGATAATGTTTCTGGTAGTGACACAATGCTTGTTATAACGACAGTGCACCAAGCAAAACCCAGGAGCAGTCATCATGTCACCCTAGAGGCTATCGAGGAAACTAATTCTCCAAGATGTCTTCCCAAGGAAGGAGAGCTGAAAGCTAAGGCTCCAGTTGGTGATGGCTTCGAAGACACAGATTCCAAGGCACCATCTTCTGATAAATCTTCATCACTAGGTAGTCTGGCTAATTCTTCATTTGCTAATAGGGAGGAACAGAAAAAAGCTGTGGCTCTAGTTGTTGGTGACACTGAAGACATAAGAGCACCATCTTCTAATTATCCTTCATCACTAGGTCATCTGGATAATTCTTCATGTGTTGATAGGGAAGAACAGAAAAAAGCTATGGCCCTAGTTGGAGGTGACACCGAAGACACAAGAGCACCATCTTCTGATAAAACTTCATCACTAGGTCACCTGGATAATCCTTCATGTGTTGATAGGGTAGAACAGAAAAAAGCTGTGGCTCTAGTTGGTGGTGGGACTCAAGACATAGATTCCAGAGCACCAACTTCTGTTAAAACTTCATCACTGGGTCATCTGGTTAAGTCTCCATGTGTTGATAGGGAAGAACAGAAGAAAAAAGCTATGGCTCTAGTTGGTGGTGGCACCAAAGACATAGATTCCAGAGCACCGACTTCTGATAAAACTTCGTCACTGGGTCATCTGGCTAATTCTTCATGTGTTGATAGGGAAAAACAGAAAAAAGCTATGTCTCCAGTTGGTGGTGACACCAAAGACACAGATTCTAGAGCAGCAACTTCTGATAAAACTTTGTCACTATGTCATCTGGCTATTTCTTCATGTGCTGATAGCGAAGAACAGAAGAAAGAAGAGAACAGAATAGCATTTAGTACTCATGCATCATCTGAGTTGGATAAAATTATTAAGGCAGCTAATAATGCATATGAAATTCAAGCAGCATCTGATGTTTACATGTTCAGTGGTATCCATGCCGATATTGAAAACTTTTTACTTGCGGCCACCCCAGACATTGGACAGATATCTTGCACAAAAAGTAAAATCAGCTTGCAAGACCAGCGTTTGTGGAGCGTGTGGAGCTGGTATGAAGAACCCGAGTGCTGTGGGATTGAGGTACAGATGCAGGGAAAGATAAACTCTATTTGGCCAGAATTTTCTACATATTTTCGACCTCTTCTATCAGCGGTTCAGTTGTTTGGACAGCCAGGGAAGTCACAAAATCATGGCGGACTCGTCTTTGAGTACTTCGAATTGGAGAATCCCTTTTCACGGCCTCCAATTTTCACCAA GATCAAACAGCTTCGCGATGGCATAAACCTTTCTGGTAATCCAATATTTGGGGATCCTAAGCAACTTGAAAGTGTCAAGCTATCTGATCTTCATCCGGCTTCCTG GTTCTCTGTTGCCTGGTACCCTATTTGCCAGATACCAGCAGCTGCATGGagctgccaagcttcatttctgaCATACCACTCCCTAGGAAAATTGGTTCCACAAACTTGGTCTACAGATAAGGCTGATGGGCATGATCGTATAATTTGTCCGATTGTCGGTCTGCTTGGTTACAAAGACCAG GGAGAGAAGTGGTTTCAACTGCGACAACAACTAAGGTTCAAACCAACACCAAATGTTTCCTCTAAAATCGGCCATGCTGAACTTCTGAATAAGAGGCTGAGGGCACTGAGGCAAGGTGCATCAATCATGTCGAAGGCAGTGGTGCCAAGGAGATCTGGAGAAGCCATGAACTATCATTCGGATTACGAGTTCTTTTGGTCAAGATCTCTGTAG